A portion of the Paucilactobacillus hokkaidonensis JCM 18461 genome contains these proteins:
- the atpH gene encoding ATP synthase F1 subunit delta: MSLDKMTIANRYSKALFELVVEQDQLDETFEELVQLRQVFQTNTNLASVLAGAELALSEKQSLIQVLTDGASTVVANLIKMVFDYGRMDDMVAIIDEFERRYDARKQRVHANVVSAVKLDTTQKNQLVQTFAKRIGAKQVLLKEEVNPSILGGVIMSTENETFDGSLSSKIEQIRRLLVK; the protein is encoded by the coding sequence ATGAGTCTTGATAAAATGACAATTGCAAACCGTTATTCAAAAGCGTTGTTTGAATTAGTCGTTGAACAAGATCAGCTTGACGAAACATTTGAAGAATTGGTGCAATTGCGTCAAGTTTTTCAAACTAATACTAATTTAGCTTCAGTGCTTGCTGGGGCCGAATTGGCACTCTCGGAAAAGCAATCATTAATTCAAGTATTGACTGATGGTGCTAGCACTGTTGTTGCCAACTTGATTAAAATGGTTTTTGATTACGGTCGTATGGATGACATGGTCGCAATTATTGATGAGTTTGAACGACGGTATGATGCGCGTAAACAACGGGTTCATGCTAACGTTGTCTCAGCAGTAAAGTTGGATACAACACAAAAAAATCAATTAGTTCAAACATTTGCAAAGCGCATTGGTGCTAAACAAGTGTTACTAAAAGAAGAAGTTAATCCATCAATTTTAGGCGGGGTTATCATGAGTACTGAAAATGAAACATTTGATGGTAGTCTAAGTTCGAAGATTGAACAGATTCGTCGTTTACTTGTTAAATAA
- the atpB gene encoding F0F1 ATP synthase subunit A, producing the protein MGGESAYTFKLFGLMFDWTNVISGLIVCVIVFCVLFGLSRKIQMKPKGGQNVLEWMIDFTNGIVRGQMPANKTSQYNFFAFVLFIFIFVANQLGLIFQFGWGGHELVKSPTADPIVTLTLSLVVMSLAHFAGVAEYGFKGYAKSYVKPFALLLPINLFEEFGNFLTLGLRIFGNIYAGELLLKLLASLAFSHGPLTMIVALPLEIIWQGFSVFIGAIQAYVFVTLTTVYISRKITEE; encoded by the coding sequence ATGGGTGGTGAATCAGCTTATACGTTTAAGCTTTTTGGCCTCATGTTTGACTGGACTAATGTGATTTCAGGGCTAATCGTTTGCGTAATCGTTTTTTGCGTTTTATTCGGTTTATCTCGAAAAATCCAAATGAAACCCAAAGGTGGACAAAATGTTTTAGAATGGATGATTGATTTTACGAATGGTATTGTCCGTGGACAAATGCCAGCAAATAAAACTAGTCAGTATAACTTTTTTGCCTTTGTTTTGTTTATTTTCATATTTGTTGCTAACCAACTTGGATTAATATTTCAGTTTGGTTGGGGCGGTCATGAATTGGTCAAAAGCCCAACGGCAGATCCAATCGTTACACTGACGTTATCGTTAGTGGTAATGTCGTTGGCGCATTTTGCTGGAGTTGCAGAGTATGGCTTTAAAGGTTACGCTAAGTCGTACGTCAAGCCTTTTGCGCTGTTGTTGCCAATCAACTTGTTTGAAGAATTTGGTAACTTTTTAACGCTCGGTTTACGTATCTTTGGTAACATTTATGCTGGTGAGCTGTTATTGAAGCTGCTTGCTTCGCTTGCATTCTCACACGGGCCACTCACAATGATTGTTGCCTTGCCACTAGAGATTATCTGGCAAGGATTCTCAGTTTTCATTGGGGCAATTCAAGCATATGTCTTTGTAACATTAACGACGGTTTATATTTCTCGGAAAATAACCGAAGAATAA
- the atpE gene encoding F0F1 ATP synthase subunit C, whose product MGAIAAGIAAMGAAIGAGVGNGLVISHTLDGMARQPELSGQLRGTMFIGVGLIEAMPILAIVIGFLVMNK is encoded by the coding sequence ATGGGAGCAATTGCTGCAGGAATCGCTGCGATGGGTGCCGCTATTGGTGCTGGTGTTGGTAACGGTCTTGTTATCTCACATACACTAGATGGAATGGCACGTCAGCCTGAATTATCAGGACAACTTCGTGGAACTATGTTTATCGGTGTTGGTTTGATTGAAGCCATGCCTATTTTGGCAATCGTTATTGGTTTCCTTGTAATGAACAAGTAA
- the atpF gene encoding F0F1 ATP synthase subunit B, with the protein MFAQSVLAESNGLYIGDMLFYIISFVILMLLVKKFAWKPVVKMMHDRAEKIANDIDSAEESRSEANKLAQKRQVELKNSRQEAAGIVSDAKQNGESQRTQIVETAQNDAQALKEAAQKDAQQARQDALKGAQNDVASLSIEIATKIIHKELNANDQKALIDSYIEGLGKDES; encoded by the coding sequence ATGTTTGCACAAAGTGTTCTAGCTGAATCAAATGGTTTGTACATTGGTGATATGCTGTTTTACATAATTTCATTTGTGATTTTGATGTTATTAGTAAAGAAATTTGCATGGAAGCCAGTCGTGAAAATGATGCATGATCGGGCTGAAAAGATCGCTAATGATATTGATAGTGCTGAAGAATCACGAAGTGAAGCAAACAAACTAGCGCAGAAACGACAAGTCGAGTTGAAAAACTCTCGTCAAGAAGCTGCTGGTATTGTAAGCGACGCTAAACAAAATGGTGAATCACAACGGACTCAGATTGTTGAAACAGCACAAAATGATGCGCAAGCACTGAAAGAAGCTGCACAAAAAGATGCACAACAAGCGCGTCAAGATGCTCTTAAGGGTGCTCAAAACGACGTGGCAAGCTTATCTATTGAGATTGCAACCAAGATCATTCACAAGGAATTAAATGCCAATGATCAAAAAGCATTAATTGATTCTTATATCGAAGGGTTGGGTAAAGATGAGTCTTGA
- a CDS encoding uracil-xanthine permease family protein yields MERRDVVLDIGDRPKLGQWIGLSIQHMFSMFGSTVLVPILVGLNPGIALFSSGVGTLLYILITKAKIPAYMGSSFSFIVPMVALMKTAGYPAIAQGTIAVGAVYLIVALLVSFFGSDWIDKILPPIIVGPIVMVIGLSLAGTAAKDATLNAAGKYDLKFFMVAIATLLITIAFNMYLRGFLGLIPILLGIVVGYLLAVVVGIVNFKPVLDAAWFSLPTFQVPFLTYHPQLYWGAILSMAPIAFVTMTEHLGHIMVLNQLTGRNFFKSPGLNHTLAGDGTASLVASLVGGPPVTSYGENIGVLAITRVHSVYVLGGAAFFAIVFSFVGKLSALIESIPSPVIGGISFLLFGVIASSGLRVLIDKQVDFNQKRNLMISSTILVIGIGNAYLQLGQYQFSGLAVAAVLGILLNLILPKEAVSEK; encoded by the coding sequence ATGGAACGCAGGGATGTCGTTTTAGATATTGGTGATCGACCCAAGCTTGGTCAATGGATTGGATTATCAATTCAGCATATGTTTTCGATGTTTGGTTCAACTGTATTAGTCCCTATTTTAGTGGGTTTAAATCCAGGGATTGCATTATTTAGTTCTGGAGTTGGAACGTTGTTGTATATTCTAATTACGAAGGCCAAAATTCCAGCCTATATGGGATCTAGCTTTTCGTTTATTGTTCCGATGGTCGCTTTGATGAAAACTGCTGGATATCCAGCAATTGCACAGGGGACGATAGCTGTTGGTGCCGTCTATTTAATTGTTGCACTGCTTGTTAGTTTTTTTGGTTCTGATTGGATTGATAAAATACTTCCTCCCATTATAGTCGGTCCGATTGTGATGGTGATTGGGTTATCATTGGCCGGAACCGCCGCCAAAGATGCAACACTTAATGCTGCCGGAAAATATGACTTGAAATTTTTTATGGTTGCAATTGCCACGCTATTGATTACGATTGCATTTAATATGTACTTACGCGGATTTCTAGGATTAATTCCAATTCTACTGGGAATTGTGGTTGGTTACTTATTGGCCGTGGTAGTGGGCATTGTTAACTTTAAACCGGTCCTAGATGCTGCTTGGTTTAGTCTGCCAACTTTTCAAGTCCCGTTTTTGACGTATCATCCGCAATTGTATTGGGGTGCTATATTGAGCATGGCGCCCATCGCTTTTGTGACGATGACGGAACATTTAGGCCATATTATGGTATTAAATCAATTAACTGGTCGTAATTTTTTTAAATCACCAGGATTAAATCATACATTAGCGGGTGATGGAACTGCATCATTGGTAGCTTCATTGGTCGGTGGCCCTCCAGTTACTAGTTATGGGGAAAATATCGGAGTATTGGCAATCACAAGGGTTCATAGTGTCTATGTGCTCGGTGGTGCGGCATTTTTTGCTATTGTATTTAGTTTTGTCGGTAAATTAAGTGCATTAATTGAATCAATTCCGAGTCCTGTGATTGGTGGAATTTCATTTTTATTATTTGGAGTGATTGCTTCTAGTGGCTTGCGTGTTTTAATTGACAAACAAGTTGATTTTAACCAAAAGCGGAATCTTATGATTTCGTCGACCATTTTAGTGATTGGAATTGGAAATGCTTATTTACAACTTGGACAATATCAATTTTCAGGATTGGCCGTTGCAGCCGTTTTAGGTATTTTGTTGAATTTGATTTTACCAAAGGAAGCAGTCAGCGAAAAATAA